The following DNA comes from Camelina sativa cultivar DH55 chromosome 14, Cs, whole genome shotgun sequence.
aaaacacacacacacggAACCAAAGATTTTCACATTTCCGGCATATGAATGAAAATACAAACTATAAGTTGAGCCAGCGCGGATTAGTTAATACCTTTGCAGCATCCCTAAGAGGTCCCCAACACTCAATCCGGTTGTATTTAGGTGTgcttgaatgaaaataaatccATACATAAGCATCCATTAGCTCAGGGTTGTCTCTAAACATAACTGAATCTCCATGGACCACAGCTTTAAGTACCTATCTCAACCACAATGCCAAAAGAGTTAAGACTCATCACTCATTCTCCAATACTTCTTAGAACCAAGTAGAAGAAGACTAACCAAAGGCAGTTCCTTGGAGAAAATGTGATACCTAAGCTCTGCAGCCACATCCTGCAATAAACTCATACCACTCACACAACAATGAATATGTAACCGCAACTCGTCATTCACCTTCTTCCACTCAGCAACCACATCGTCTTTCTTGTACCATCCTTCTAGTTGATCCAGATTGATGACCTTTGAGATGGTTAAGGTTAAGTCGGCAGTGTAGTCACAATGAGAAAGAATATATGCCCGCGGCGTAATAACCCCTCCGCTGctacccttcttcttcttctccaataaATCTCCTAAGAACTCAACTTTGAGCTTTGTGGAATCAAAGTTTGCTTGTGGAACCAAAAGCCTCACTGCCTAATACCACCATTAACATTCACAATATCAACCAACTCCACTacataaaaacatgtaaatccaacattcaataattgaaaacaaagattcaattttttggATTTATTCACCAAACGATTCAGCTTTTAAAATCCCCAAAGTTCGACCCTTTACTCATTTTCAAGACTTCAAATGCAGAGATTTTGGTGGTTCAATTGGggttcaaaattcaaaactttagCTCAGACCCAGTTCAATTATGCTCCTAAACTACACAAATCTACAACATTTACTAAAAATTTGGCTTACCTCGGAGACTAAGGTATTGTAGGAGACACCACCGTCACTAACGGCGGAACTTCGAGGAACCCTAATTCTTGTCTTCAAGAGGTTGCGGATGAAACGATGGCGATGAATGATGATTTCTCTATTGGGACGACGAGACAGAACAGGATTGTGGTAATGAGGAACGATGTAACAGGCCATGGAGGAACATAACAACAGGGTTAATGCATGAACAACAGAAGTGATTCTTCTtttaccagtttttttttttattggtccttcaacgagagagaaagggagaaatGTGGAAGAATGTGTTTCAGAGATATAGCGTAGCCACAAATTCACTCTCTGAGACTGCGACGAGCTTCGTTCTCCACacaatttcaatttttggattttctcCAATTTCGTTTGTCATTATTTTACTTATACTGAAATATTGTGATTGGTGAATTGAGCTGTGCGTTGTGCCACGTAAGCAATTCCTTTTTTATCTCAAAAGCAAAAAACTAGGATCAACTTAAtataaaatgaatatattatcACATGACTAGTTTGCaaaatttgacaaaataaaaatctttttatccttcgcaaaaaaaaaaagttacaatttttaaaatatcatactATGTACGTATAGCATTTGTGTACGTAACATCTACCAACTAAAATATGTGTTTTGGGATAGGTGTCGAGCAACACCAATAGTGGTGTCAATCAACACCAATAGTGGTGTCGGTCAATATCAATAGTGGTGTCGGTTGACATCAATAAACTCTGATTCGATCGGattgatttaattgtttatttgggtcggtttggtttaagaaaaactATAGAACCGAGGTATTTAAGTGGAAAGTCAACCTAGGTCGTGACTTCATTGTTTTTGGCCGCTttcagagagaaaagagagagaaagagagaaaaactatAGAACCAAGGTATTTAAGTGGAaagtcgacctaggtcgtgACTTCATTGTTTTTGGCCGCTttcagagagaaaagagagagaaagagagaagaaagcattcttgggagattttggagtttttgggTGTTTTTCCTTGGAGATCTTTCGGTTGAAGTGAAGATCCAGAGCTGGAGaagtgttagaagcttgctaggagggttggattcgtcgttgttggtcagaaactttctgcaaagaggtgagtgcatgaccatggctgatatAAGCCTGAATTTTCATTTGTCTTGcctgtttggtgttgtttgtggtgttttcttgcttgttatggttgctATAGGTTTCCTACGAATCCATATGGCTTTGGGAATGAGTTTTGGACGGATCGGAGGTGatgggaagcgagattcgactctcggcttctaAACcaacctgacccgtttttttgttttaataataataatatataactaaacatcccatattatttaattaaaccaaccaaaccaaaatacctcattaaaccagcaaataccataagcacagcggaaacataccaataatacaaaaaccgatacatcatcaacacaataacctccctaaccattctatccatcaacctagcatatctctaCACAAGGTTTCAATAACATAATCAACATCACACAAacaagaccctagatcatcctcctcctcatcgccatgattccacgtcacatacctgcacaccacaaacaataattgagatgcgtaagtattatcacaaatacttagtgaggcaatcctcccatctactaggctatacacacaagcaactgagattccaatgtttaacaaacaacaaataacacaacaaaccaggaaaaaccgcaacacacaagttggtgtcgaccgacaccagccccagaatggtgtcgaccgacacccacttggtgtcgatcgacaccgaccccatagacacgttctgctcgaaACCGATCGTCGAatctccgtttccaatcatctccaattcgtcccaaactcacccaaaagcttcaggaacctataagaaccatagtacaaccaccacaagcaagaaaaacaccaaaacaacaccaaacaagcaaaacataagagatctcaggcttagatcagccatggtcaagcactcacctcttctgcaggaagatttgattgagaaacggtggaaacaacaccacaagaagcttccccttcgttcccagcaaccaCACTCCCTTCCAcagcaacagatctcaccaaaaacaagccaaaatctctcaagaacactcacaaactttttctctcctttttctctctttttctcactaaACGGCCAAGAGAAACACTAAAACCCTCGACCTGGGTCGCCTCTCCccttatatactcggtttagacAAACAAATTaacccaaaccaacccaaaaccgcgaattaaaacaatctgtttgaaccagaaaagctggtgtcgatcgacacccatccccaaattcCACTTTTTGGTTCCCGGATGTTACAACTTCGTGCGGATCGCGTCTACAGAgtcagtgttgatcgacaccaggagggtgtcggtcgacaccatggatcagcatcgatcgacactgtggggtagtgtcggtcgacaccagtagccagtgtcggtcgacacttggttggtgtcggtcgacacctcccttccagttAAGACGATActtgtttcctggtttgtatgtcttttttattgattgttttgaCATTGGTATATCAGTTGCTTGTGTATAGCCcgatagatgggaggattgcctcactaagtgtttatcaaatactcatgcatctcaatttgtgtttgtggtgcaggtaaaggcaaagtgtgatcgtggaatgaaggcaatgaagagaaggatgttctagtgactcgattggttgttgtctagcTTCTATTAGGTTGCtggagttgagtcctagaatgttgattaggattgctggttctttgattcatgttgtttggattatagttttaattattatggtttaatattggttattggacaattggttattttattggtttattgatattggtatctgttgTTTATTTTCCACTGTATGgtttggttgtggttaggtggctagtgggtattgGATCACTAGtttagattatttatttattattattattattatttttttaaacgagTCGGGTCGTTTTAGTTTGGCATCACAGCCCACGATTCTAGGTtagggttcactaggtttctgttattgatgttgggattgcatgctttgattggttatgtgagttagtcaattcaCTTATGTGTgacatgaagtcctagaacatcctctttgagccttCAATAGCGTAGCCACAAATTCACTCTCTGTCTCTGGAGTCTACGAAGAGCTTCGTTCTCCACACAAATtcaatttttggattttctccaattttttttttgtttttgtgattattgTACTTATACTGAAATACTGTGATTGGTGAATTGAGTTGTGCGTTGTGCCACATAAGCAATTCCCTTTGCTATGACTTTtatctcaaaaactaaaaattagggACCAAGTTAAtataaaatgaatatattatcACATCACTTGTTTGCAAAGTTTGACAAAATATAAATCTTTTTACCTttcgcaaaaaaaaatgttacaatttttttttcacgcaaagaaaat
Coding sequences within:
- the LOC104742156 gene encoding protein STAY-GREEN LIKE, chloroplastic-like is translated as MACYIVPHYHNPVLSRRPNREIIIHRHRFIRNLLKTRIRVPRSSAVSDGGVSYNTLVSEAVRLLVPQANFDSTKLKVEFLGDLLEKKKKGSSGGVITPRAYILSHCDYTADLTLTISKVINLDQLEGWYKKDDVVAEWKKVNDELRLHIHCCVSGMSLLQDVAAELRYHIFSKELPLVLKAVVHGDSVMFRDNPELMDAYVWIYFHSSTPKYNRIECWGPLRDAAKGKQKGNHQGFLSSTTSRKLIQHKSIFHTLFTFLL